Proteins encoded together in one Quercus lobata isolate SW786 chromosome 3, ValleyOak3.0 Primary Assembly, whole genome shotgun sequence window:
- the LOC115982275 gene encoding adenylate kinase 4-like isoform X1 has product MASSGATLEDIPSVDIMTELLRRFKCNSKPDKRLILVGPPGSGKGTQSPIIKDDYCLCHLATGDMLRAAVAAETPLGIKAKEAMVKGELVSDDLVVGIIDEAMKKPSCKKGFILDGFPRTLVQAQKLDEMLEKQGVKIDKVLNFAIDDSILEERITGRWIHPSSGRSYHTKFAPPKVPGVDDVSGEPLIQRKDDTAEVLKSRLAGFHKQTEPVIDYYGKKGVLAHLHAEKTPNEVTAEVQKVLSS; this is encoded by the exons atggCGAGCTCTGGAGCAACATTGGAGGACATACCTTCGGTTGACATCATGACTGAACTCCTCCGTCGCTTCAAGTGCAACTCCAAGCCTGACAAGCGCCTCATTCTAGTTG GTCCACCTGGATCTGGAAAGGGTACACAGTCACCAATTATTAAGGATGATTATTGCTTGTGCCATTTGGCTACTGGTGATATGCTAAGAGCTGCAGTTGCTGCAGAGACTCCTCTTGGAATTAAGGCTAAAGAAGCAATGGTGAAG gGAGAACTTGTATCTGATGATTTGGTTGTTGGGATTATTGATGAAGCTATGAAGAAGCCATCATGCAAGAAGGGTTTCATTTTGGATGGTTTTCCAAGGACCTTGGTTCAAGCACAAAAG cttgatgagatgcttgAGAAGCAGGGGGTTAAAATTGATAAGGTGCTCAACTTTGCAATTGATGATTCCATATTGGAGGAGAGGATCACTGGTCGATGGATACACCCTTCCAGTGGTAGATCTTACCATACAAAATTTGCACCTCCCAAGGTTCCTGGTGTTGATGAT GTCTCAGGAGAACCTTTGATTCAACGAAAAGATGATACTGCAGAAGTTCTCAAGTCAAGGCTGGCAGGCTTTCATAAACAAACTGAACCG GTTATCGATTATTATGGAAAGAAGGGTGTTCTTGCACACCTTCATGCGGAGAAAACCCCAAATGAGGTCACTGCTGAGGTTCAGAAGGTTCTCTCTTCATAA
- the LOC115981081 gene encoding adenylate kinase 4-like — protein MASSGATLEDIPSVDIMTELLRRFKCNSKPDKRLVLVGPPGSGKGTQSPIIKDDYCLCHLATGDMLRAAVAAETPLGIKAKEAMVKGELVSDDLVVGIIDEAMKKPSCKKGFILDGFPRTLVQAQKVAFFFVYLMV, from the exons atggCGAGCTCTGGAGCAACATTGGAGGACATACCTTCGGTTGACATCATGACTGAACTCCTCCGTCGCTTCAAGTGCAACTCCAAGCCTGACAAGCGCCTCGTTCTTGTTG GTCCACCTGGATCTGGAAAGGGTACACAGTCACCAATTATTAAGGATGATTATTGCTTGTGCCATTTGGCTACTGGTGATATGCTAAGAGCTGCAGTTGCTGCAGAGACTCCTCTTGGAATTAAGGCTAAAGAAGCAATGGTGAAG gGAGAACTTGTATCTGATGATTTGGTTGTTGGGATTATTGATGAAGCTATGAAGAAGCCATCATGCAAGAAGGGTTTCATTTTGGATGGTTTTCCAAGGACCTTGGTTCAAGCACAAAAGGTTGCATtctttttt gttTATCTCATGGTGTAG
- the LOC115982275 gene encoding adenylate kinase 4-like isoform X2: MASSGATLEDIPSVDIMTELLRRFKCNSKPDKRLILVGPPGSGKGTQSPIIKDDYCLCHLATGDMLRAAVAAETPLGIKAKEAMGELVSDDLVVGIIDEAMKKPSCKKGFILDGFPRTLVQAQKLDEMLEKQGVKIDKVLNFAIDDSILEERITGRWIHPSSGRSYHTKFAPPKVPGVDDVSGEPLIQRKDDTAEVLKSRLAGFHKQTEPVIDYYGKKGVLAHLHAEKTPNEVTAEVQKVLSS; the protein is encoded by the exons atggCGAGCTCTGGAGCAACATTGGAGGACATACCTTCGGTTGACATCATGACTGAACTCCTCCGTCGCTTCAAGTGCAACTCCAAGCCTGACAAGCGCCTCATTCTAGTTG GTCCACCTGGATCTGGAAAGGGTACACAGTCACCAATTATTAAGGATGATTATTGCTTGTGCCATTTGGCTACTGGTGATATGCTAAGAGCTGCAGTTGCTGCAGAGACTCCTCTTGGAATTAAGGCTAAAGAAGCAATG gGAGAACTTGTATCTGATGATTTGGTTGTTGGGATTATTGATGAAGCTATGAAGAAGCCATCATGCAAGAAGGGTTTCATTTTGGATGGTTTTCCAAGGACCTTGGTTCAAGCACAAAAG cttgatgagatgcttgAGAAGCAGGGGGTTAAAATTGATAAGGTGCTCAACTTTGCAATTGATGATTCCATATTGGAGGAGAGGATCACTGGTCGATGGATACACCCTTCCAGTGGTAGATCTTACCATACAAAATTTGCACCTCCCAAGGTTCCTGGTGTTGATGAT GTCTCAGGAGAACCTTTGATTCAACGAAAAGATGATACTGCAGAAGTTCTCAAGTCAAGGCTGGCAGGCTTTCATAAACAAACTGAACCG GTTATCGATTATTATGGAAAGAAGGGTGTTCTTGCACACCTTCATGCGGAGAAAACCCCAAATGAGGTCACTGCTGAGGTTCAGAAGGTTCTCTCTTCATAA